The following are encoded together in the Flavihumibacter fluvii genome:
- a CDS encoding ABC transporter substrate-binding protein, producing the protein MGTEALKTTTFENTKLNTIPLNWKEVYYTNCPLVSASNVDQELGWTREEFKKIGVKYSFMRSVRENDWYPHYIHNLDNLIRFGGLFPPIHVQADIRRTRLLGVTHAPHEGGCMMVRSRDNVYRMTELKGKKIGLSKSLNQIKNDWWRIQEEQGIELMLRMNGMTRADVEIVEFPYADDWYNNPAMLDPMENPSELWLKRNHKYDLAFRPLETALLNGVVDAIYTQSKPFQHLQEATGKMKAIEDLSRYPDWTLQVANIPAAITCSDVMAQEHPELVVTFMKGMIKVGRWANEHKHAAAAILDKQTFYLDVEDTYEGIKHIDMVPNLSPQNMASVEIGKDFMLSHGYIKNDFDVHKWAAPEFLEQAARELLEEEWKKRTTSKLPETAATLASGSRLG; encoded by the coding sequence ATGGGAACCGAAGCATTAAAAACGACCACATTTGAAAACACAAAATTAAATACCATTCCATTGAATTGGAAAGAGGTATACTATACCAATTGCCCGTTGGTATCCGCCAGCAATGTTGACCAGGAATTGGGCTGGACGAGGGAAGAGTTTAAGAAAATTGGTGTGAAGTACAGCTTCATGCGCTCGGTTCGCGAAAACGATTGGTATCCGCACTATATCCACAACCTTGATAACCTGATCCGCTTTGGGGGCTTGTTCCCGCCTATACATGTCCAGGCAGATATCCGCAGGACCAGGTTATTGGGGGTTACCCACGCACCGCACGAGGGTGGCTGTATGATGGTTCGTTCCAGGGATAATGTCTACCGGATGACCGAACTGAAAGGTAAAAAAATCGGGCTGTCAAAAAGTTTGAACCAGATTAAAAATGACTGGTGGCGTATCCAGGAAGAGCAGGGAATTGAACTGATGCTAAGAATGAACGGCATGACCCGGGCAGATGTAGAGATCGTTGAATTTCCCTATGCAGATGATTGGTACAACAACCCTGCAATGCTGGACCCCATGGAAAACCCCTCTGAATTATGGTTGAAGCGGAACCACAAATATGACCTGGCTTTTCGTCCGCTTGAAACTGCGCTGTTGAATGGCGTAGTAGATGCGATTTACACCCAGAGCAAACCCTTCCAGCATCTCCAGGAGGCAACAGGAAAAATGAAAGCCATCGAGGACCTGTCCAGGTATCCGGACTGGACTTTACAGGTAGCTAATATTCCCGCAGCTATTACCTGTTCGGATGTGATGGCGCAGGAACACCCGGAGTTGGTAGTCACCTTTATGAAAGGCATGATAAAAGTAGGGCGCTGGGCTAATGAACATAAGCATGCAGCCGCAGCTATTCTTGACAAGCAGACCTTCTACCTCGACGTGGAGGATACATACGAAGGCATCAAGCATATCGATATGGTACCCAACTTATCGCCACAAAACATGGCTTCTGTTGAAATTGGAAAGGACTTTATGCTTAGCCATGGCTATATTAAGAATGACTTCGATGTACATAAATGGGCAGCGCCGGAATTCCTTGAGCAGGCAGCCCGTGAATTACTGGAAGAAGAATGGAAGAAAAGAACCACCTCTAAGCTCCCCGAAACAGCTGCAACGCTGGCATCAGGATCCCGGCTTGGGTAA
- a CDS encoding AI-2E family transporter, with amino-acid sequence MSKQLSSNSIYDTAIRLIILLVIIVWCLMIMYPFASIMLWSFILALALFPLHKKLSNKIGGKPKLAAVIIILSILVIVILPTGLLVYSLIDEVKALKSGYDNGTLAIPPPAENVKAWPIIGKKIYETWQTASVNLDQILLKYKDQLFDIGSKIAKGIFSAAGGVIQVIISLFIAGILLVIGGAGEAIRKFFRKVAGNKGDEFAELTAKTVRNVVKGIIGEALILALLNGILFLLAGIPYAGIWTFLVFVLAMLQMPVFFVTIPIMVYFFAVKEPMTAILWTISLLLVSLSDNILTPIMLGKDAPVPMVVVFIGVIGGFLLSGFIGLFTGAIVMSLGYTLFVDWINSNETETTIKN; translated from the coding sequence TTGAGCAAACAATTATCAAGTAATTCTATTTACGACACTGCAATCAGGCTGATTATTCTTTTAGTAATCATCGTATGGTGCCTGATGATCATGTACCCTTTTGCCAGCATCATGTTGTGGAGCTTCATACTGGCACTTGCATTATTTCCCCTCCATAAGAAACTGTCGAATAAAATAGGTGGAAAACCTAAACTGGCGGCGGTAATCATCATTTTATCCATCCTGGTCATTGTCATCCTTCCAACAGGTTTGTTGGTATATTCCCTTATTGATGAAGTTAAGGCGCTTAAGTCTGGTTATGATAATGGAACCCTGGCTATTCCCCCGCCTGCAGAAAACGTAAAAGCATGGCCGATCATTGGAAAAAAAATATATGAAACCTGGCAAACAGCATCAGTTAACCTGGATCAAATCCTCCTTAAATATAAAGACCAGCTTTTCGACATTGGCAGCAAAATAGCAAAGGGAATTTTCAGTGCAGCCGGAGGTGTAATCCAGGTAATTATATCGCTGTTTATTGCAGGGATACTGTTGGTGATTGGAGGCGCCGGCGAAGCTATCCGCAAATTTTTCAGGAAGGTTGCCGGCAACAAAGGTGATGAATTTGCTGAACTCACCGCTAAGACAGTTCGAAATGTTGTAAAAGGGATTATTGGGGAAGCCCTTATCCTGGCCCTGTTGAACGGAATATTGTTCCTGCTTGCCGGTATTCCCTATGCCGGCATATGGACCTTCCTGGTATTTGTATTAGCTATGCTTCAAATGCCGGTATTCTTTGTAACAATACCCATCATGGTGTATTTTTTTGCAGTGAAAGAACCAATGACGGCAATTCTATGGACCATATCCCTATTGTTGGTTAGCCTGTCAGACAACATACTCACACCCATTATGCTTGGCAAAGATGCGCCGGTACCTATGGTGGTGGTATTCATCGGAGTAATTGGTGGCTTCCTGTTGTCTGGCTTTATCGGGCTCTTTACCGGAGCGATCGTGATGTCGTTGGGTTATACCTTATTTGTTGACTGGATCAATTCGAATGAAACGGAAACCACTATAAAAAATTAA
- a CDS encoding rhodanese-like domain-containing protein produces MEPDTIIPKDKQTTPGLYLTAREAYEKWKTDPGKVKIIDVRTPEEYLFVGHPTMAWKIPIAIQSYEWDAEKGQFPMKPLPDFATRVKEIATPDDTLLLMCRSGGRSAIAVNMLAKAGFSHLYNIIDGMEGDAVNDPASVFNGQRMRNGWKNSGCPWTFKLTPEQMVLPALP; encoded by the coding sequence ATGGAACCCGATACAATTATTCCAAAAGATAAACAAACTACTCCAGGGCTTTACCTGACAGCAAGGGAAGCTTACGAGAAATGGAAAACTGACCCTGGGAAAGTTAAGATCATTGATGTCCGTACACCCGAAGAATATCTCTTTGTCGGCCATCCGACCATGGCATGGAAAATACCAATTGCTATACAGTCCTATGAGTGGGATGCAGAAAAGGGACAGTTCCCGATGAAGCCACTTCCTGATTTTGCAACCCGGGTTAAAGAGATTGCTACACCTGATGATACGCTCCTGCTCATGTGCAGGTCCGGTGGCCGGAGTGCAATTGCGGTTAATATGCTCGCCAAAGCGGGGTTTTCCCATTTGTACAATATCATTGATGGTATGGAGGGCGATGCGGTAAACGATCCTGCGAGTGTATTCAATGGCCAGAGGATGAGGAACGGCTGGAAGAACTCAGGCTGCCCCTGGACCTTTAAGCTCACTCCTGAGCAAATGGTGCTGCCTGCCTTACCATAA
- a CDS encoding YidH family protein: MTNEKTNPAKDSTAMAVDRTVMAADRSLMAWVRTGLSLISFGFTIYKFLDYSREQLIATGKSLPGISSPKLVGLYMIGMGILCLIFGIIENHSTIQEIRESYTVRRKRYALLMAGMVTVFGLIIFLGIIFSVRGIGTA; encoded by the coding sequence ATGACAAATGAAAAAACAAATCCTGCAAAAGACAGCACTGCTATGGCAGTAGACCGGACAGTGATGGCCGCAGACCGCTCACTGATGGCCTGGGTGCGTACCGGACTTTCACTGATCAGTTTTGGATTCACCATATACAAATTCCTGGATTATTCCCGGGAACAGCTTATTGCAACAGGCAAATCACTGCCTGGTATATCGAGCCCAAAACTGGTTGGCCTTTACATGATAGGAATGGGTATACTTTGCTTAATATTCGGGATCATTGAAAACCATTCAACCATCCAGGAAATAAGGGAAAGCTATACAGTCAGGCGCAAACGGTATGCGCTTCTAATGGCCGGGATGGTAACGGTCTTCGGACTAATTATTTTCCTGGGGATCATATTTAGTGTTAGAGGAATTGGAACAGCTTAA
- a CDS encoding MarC family protein, which produces MQIFTFLFLMLGPFKIIGPFASITQNATPAFTRQLAIRAIFFSSLALLLAGFIGETILNKYGIPLPILALAGGIILFLVAILNVIKQFSPPEEHPGQDVPTPTLNKALNPLAFPTIVTPYGIAAVIVFLALAPDLTTKLTIGAIVLGIMVLNLVVMLLTRHIGKYLMLLLAILGAILGVIQVALGLMIIFNQLRELLKA; this is translated from the coding sequence ATGCAAATCTTCACATTCCTGTTCCTGATGCTCGGGCCCTTTAAGATCATCGGGCCCTTTGCAAGTATTACACAAAACGCAACCCCAGCCTTCACCCGCCAACTGGCCATACGTGCAATATTTTTCTCCAGCCTTGCCCTCCTGCTGGCGGGATTCATTGGAGAGACTATCCTGAATAAGTACGGAATTCCGTTACCGATATTAGCGTTGGCCGGAGGGATCATACTATTCCTGGTAGCCATCCTGAATGTCATCAAGCAATTTTCACCGCCGGAAGAACATCCCGGCCAGGATGTACCAACCCCTACCCTTAATAAGGCTTTGAACCCCCTTGCTTTCCCAACAATTGTAACGCCTTATGGGATCGCTGCGGTCATTGTATTTTTGGCGCTCGCCCCGGATCTTACCACTAAACTAACTATTGGTGCAATAGTGTTGGGGATCATGGTGCTGAACCTGGTAGTGATGTTATTAACCCGGCATATTGGCAAATACCTCATGCTCTTGCTTGCGATTCTGGGCGCAATTCTTGGTGTTATCCAGGTTGCATTGGGATTGATGATCATCTTTAACCAGCTTCGGGAGCTCTTAAAAGCATAA
- a CDS encoding DUF2490 domain-containing protein, translated as MLKLLRLFYLGFFASLFGGNSCTAQNSSFEFWPETDIWYRLNPSWRFSAFIPITKYNESKDRDLNIYLQADYAWGKTKRFTLRRLMDDIKAQQMKGWLARGGFMEGWSLGENAGEYTEDMLFAEIHRRSPIKGGILISNRFRTDFRWVGQEPVFSYRLRYRIMIEKEYFAGRSSIIPYVNAEPYWDSRYSTINRVRLIGGATVVWGSRFAYEGNLTYQYDEHYNTENLYALNIILHIFFEAKHAK; from the coding sequence TTGCTAAAACTACTACGCCTGTTTTATTTGGGCTTTTTTGCCAGCCTGTTTGGAGGTAATTCCTGCACTGCACAAAACTCATCGTTTGAGTTCTGGCCCGAAACTGACATATGGTACCGGTTAAATCCCTCCTGGCGGTTTTCAGCATTTATTCCCATTACGAAATACAACGAGAGTAAGGATCGGGATTTAAATATTTACCTGCAGGCAGATTATGCCTGGGGAAAAACAAAACGTTTCACCCTCAGAAGGTTGATGGACGATATCAAGGCACAGCAGATGAAAGGCTGGCTGGCACGGGGTGGATTTATGGAAGGATGGAGCCTTGGTGAGAATGCCGGTGAATATACTGAGGATATGCTTTTTGCTGAAATTCACAGGCGGTCACCGATTAAAGGAGGTATATTAATATCCAATCGTTTCCGGACTGACTTTCGCTGGGTAGGCCAGGAACCTGTATTCTCCTACAGGTTACGTTACCGGATCATGATTGAGAAAGAATATTTTGCCGGGCGGAGCTCAATCATCCCTTACGTGAATGCAGAACCCTACTGGGATTCGCGTTATTCAACGATCAACCGCGTCCGCCTGATTGGAGGTGCGACTGTTGTATGGGGCTCGCGCTTTGCTTATGAAGGCAATCTTACTTACCAGTACGATGAACATTACAATACAGAAAATCTCTATGCCCTGAACATTATATTGCATATATTCTTTGAAGCAAAACATGCCAAATAA
- a CDS encoding FAD-dependent oxidoreductase, with the protein MKVIIVGGVAGGASCAARLRRLDEKAEIIMVERGPYVSYANCGLPYHIGGVIEKESSLLVANVKLFKDQFNVDARVNCEATAISPNKKTITFRNTVTGEETIETYDKLVLSPGAVSVRPPLPGIDLPGIFHVRTVPDAHAVNEWLTKGSEFLTGMDKYSGFQTIRPKTRAVVIGGGFIGLEMVENLVHRGFEVTLVEMIDQVLPMIDKEHADVVAGYLRKHGVKLALADGVAGFKQGAKGAIDVETKSGKIFPADVVILALGVRPDTTLAKMAGLEIGQRGGIRVNNQMITSNPDIFAVGDAVEVKDFVTGEWSLVALAGPANRQGRIAADVIAGRNSTFRGTQGTSVIGVFGATVAWTGVSEKTLNRLGLTDYEKIYIYPNSHAGYYPGAKPIAMKVIFRKSDGKLLGAQALGLDLVEKRIDVIAAMLQMGGTIYDLEEAELCYAPPYGSAKDPVNFAGMVAADILRNDMPLTHWPEAKKGFMLDVRETFELAVEQVENAVHIPMGELRARLGELPKDKEINVICRSGQRAYIATRILLQNGFSAKTISGGMLSLAHNYLFNQGIVQV; encoded by the coding sequence ATGAAAGTAATTATTGTTGGTGGCGTAGCAGGTGGTGCCTCATGTGCAGCCCGGCTTCGCAGGCTGGATGAAAAAGCAGAAATCATTATGGTGGAACGTGGCCCTTATGTTTCTTATGCAAACTGTGGACTTCCCTACCATATTGGTGGTGTGATAGAAAAGGAATCCAGCCTGTTAGTGGCAAATGTTAAGTTGTTCAAGGATCAATTTAACGTGGATGCCCGCGTTAATTGTGAGGCCACCGCGATATCACCAAATAAAAAAACCATCACCTTCCGTAATACGGTTACCGGAGAAGAAACAATCGAGACGTACGACAAACTCGTGTTATCTCCAGGAGCAGTTTCAGTCCGGCCTCCTTTGCCGGGAATAGACCTTCCCGGAATTTTCCATGTGAGAACTGTTCCTGATGCCCATGCGGTCAATGAATGGCTTACAAAAGGCAGTGAATTTTTGACTGGGATGGACAAATATTCAGGATTTCAAACCATACGGCCAAAGACCCGGGCAGTTGTAATAGGCGGCGGTTTCATCGGCCTGGAGATGGTAGAGAATCTCGTTCACAGGGGGTTTGAAGTAACCCTGGTGGAAATGATCGACCAGGTGTTACCCATGATTGATAAAGAACATGCCGATGTGGTTGCAGGGTACCTCAGGAAACACGGTGTGAAATTAGCGCTGGCAGATGGTGTTGCTGGATTTAAACAGGGGGCAAAAGGAGCGATAGATGTTGAAACAAAATCAGGCAAAATTTTCCCTGCTGATGTTGTCATACTCGCACTTGGTGTTCGTCCCGATACCACACTGGCAAAAATGGCCGGCCTGGAGATTGGTCAACGCGGTGGCATACGAGTGAACAACCAGATGATCACCAGCAACCCGGATATTTTTGCCGTAGGCGATGCTGTTGAAGTAAAAGATTTCGTTACAGGAGAGTGGAGCCTGGTTGCTTTAGCTGGTCCGGCTAACCGCCAGGGTCGCATAGCCGCCGATGTGATTGCCGGAAGAAATTCCACATTCCGCGGCACCCAGGGAACTTCTGTTATCGGGGTATTTGGGGCAACAGTAGCATGGACAGGGGTAAGTGAAAAAACACTGAACCGCCTTGGCCTGACGGATTACGAAAAGATATACATCTATCCGAACTCACATGCAGGTTATTACCCCGGGGCCAAACCCATTGCGATGAAAGTGATTTTCAGGAAATCTGATGGTAAACTCCTTGGTGCACAGGCTTTAGGTTTGGATTTGGTGGAGAAGCGAATAGATGTTATAGCTGCCATGCTTCAAATGGGGGGAACAATCTATGATCTGGAAGAGGCAGAGCTTTGCTACGCACCTCCTTATGGCAGTGCTAAAGATCCTGTCAACTTTGCTGGAATGGTTGCAGCGGATATATTAAGGAATGATATGCCGTTGACACATTGGCCTGAAGCTAAAAAAGGGTTCATGTTAGATGTCAGGGAAACATTTGAACTTGCAGTTGAGCAAGTGGAAAACGCCGTTCATATTCCGATGGGTGAACTGCGGGCAAGACTCGGAGAACTTCCAAAGGATAAAGAAATTAATGTGATTTGCCGTTCAGGGCAGCGTGCTTATATAGCCACACGAATACTTTTACAAAATGGATTCAGCGCGAAGACTATTTCAGGTGGTATGCTTTCGCTGGCACACAATTATTTATTTAATCAGGGTATTGTCCAGGTATAA
- a CDS encoding MIP/aquaporin family protein: MKQEKFPWRLFWAEFLGVALLLLIGLSLVIFMFGVGSPMETLIPSVTVRRVITGFLFGGTGSLISLTRLGRESGAHINPAVTMVFWLFRKVNARTVRIYITAQMMGAVVGCLPLLLWGQLGRSISFGVTTPGPGYALSTVVLGEVITTFTLVSLLAIFIGFRHLRPYTPFISPILYSIMVPLEAGISGTSTNPARSFGPAVISGVWQDWWIYLVGPLAGALLSALVFSFLAKKITVAKLYHFDSDRDGLFRRMSSTDQKVEPIASGNPEV; this comes from the coding sequence ATGAAACAAGAAAAATTTCCATGGCGGCTATTCTGGGCAGAATTTCTGGGTGTTGCCTTATTATTGCTTATTGGCCTTTCGCTGGTGATTTTCATGTTTGGGGTAGGTAGCCCAATGGAAACCTTAATACCGAGTGTGACCGTTCGAAGGGTGATTACTGGTTTCCTCTTTGGCGGTACAGGTTCCCTGATCTCGCTCACACGCCTGGGCAGGGAAAGTGGGGCACATATCAATCCGGCGGTAACGATGGTGTTCTGGCTCTTCCGTAAGGTTAATGCACGCACCGTACGTATCTATATTACCGCACAAATGATGGGTGCTGTAGTTGGTTGTCTGCCACTATTGCTTTGGGGCCAGTTGGGCCGCAGTATCTCCTTCGGGGTCACAACTCCCGGCCCTGGCTATGCGCTTTCTACGGTTGTACTGGGGGAAGTGATTACCACCTTTACCCTGGTTTCGTTGTTGGCTATTTTCATTGGTTTCAGGCATCTCCGACCCTATACTCCGTTTATTTCCCCGATACTGTATTCGATCATGGTGCCCCTGGAAGCGGGGATCTCCGGAACCAGTACTAACCCTGCACGTAGTTTTGGACCTGCCGTTATTTCCGGTGTATGGCAGGATTGGTGGATCTACCTGGTTGGTCCGCTTGCCGGCGCATTATTATCAGCGCTGGTTTTTAGTTTCTTGGCAAAGAAAATAACTGTAGCAAAATTGTATCATTTCGATAGTGACCGGGATGGATTATTCCGGAGGATGAGCTCAACCGATCAAAAGGTTGAACCAATTGCTTCCGGCAATCCGGAAGTTTAA
- a CDS encoding glucose 1-dehydrogenase yields the protein MKAITVEPKKPGTAKLMDIPEPHINVGSVLVEAVAVGVCGTDVEIVEGKYGWAPPGQQHLVLGHESLGRVIDPGPSGGFKKGDLVVSIVRRPDPVPCPNCSVGEWDMCSNGLYTERGIKEIHGFMSERWRVEPEYAIKVDPSLGILGVLLEPATVVAKALEQINFIGRRSYWEPKSILITGAGPIGLLAALFAKQFGLEVHVLDRAESGAKPDLVRALGATYHSGAVIDLEFEPDAIIECTGVGQVIADAIRKIGANGIICLAGIGHGGSSTSALVADIASAAVLRNNVIFGSVNANKRHWYKAGQALARADRSWLSKIITRREKPENFMSALKRKPDDIKVVIQFSEI from the coding sequence ATGAAAGCAATCACGGTTGAACCTAAGAAACCCGGAACAGCAAAACTCATGGATATTCCGGAACCGCATATCAATGTGGGATCGGTGCTCGTAGAAGCTGTTGCAGTGGGTGTTTGCGGTACTGATGTCGAAATCGTGGAAGGCAAGTATGGCTGGGCACCACCCGGTCAGCAGCATCTTGTGTTGGGGCACGAATCCCTTGGCCGCGTAATAGATCCCGGCCCATCGGGCGGATTCAAAAAAGGCGACCTGGTTGTTAGCATTGTTCGTCGCCCCGATCCGGTTCCTTGTCCGAATTGCTCAGTGGGCGAGTGGGATATGTGTAGTAACGGCCTTTACACCGAGCGCGGAATCAAAGAAATCCATGGATTCATGTCAGAACGCTGGCGGGTTGAACCGGAATATGCTATAAAAGTCGACCCTTCGCTGGGCATATTGGGTGTTTTGCTTGAGCCTGCAACAGTGGTTGCAAAAGCCCTGGAACAGATTAATTTTATCGGAAGGCGCTCTTATTGGGAACCTAAGTCCATTTTAATAACAGGGGCTGGGCCGATCGGCCTGCTTGCTGCACTGTTTGCAAAACAGTTTGGATTAGAAGTTCATGTACTGGACCGGGCTGAATCCGGGGCCAAACCTGACCTGGTGCGGGCACTTGGCGCGACTTACCATTCTGGTGCTGTAATTGATCTGGAATTTGAACCTGATGCGATCATAGAATGTACCGGGGTTGGCCAGGTCATAGCCGATGCTATCCGGAAGATCGGTGCCAATGGAATTATTTGTCTTGCAGGGATTGGACATGGCGGCTCCTCTACGTCAGCTTTGGTTGCCGATATTGCCTCCGCTGCGGTATTGCGGAATAACGTGATCTTCGGAAGTGTCAATGCGAATAAACGGCATTGGTATAAAGCCGGGCAAGCACTCGCACGTGCCGACCGCTCCTGGTTGTCAAAGATTATTACCCGACGTGAAAAACCTGAGAATTTCATGAGTGCCCTGAAAAGGAAGCCTGATGATATCAAGGTTGTCATTCAATTTTCTGAAATATGA
- a CDS encoding alpha-amylase family glycosyl hydrolase: MQPPKYPSLYQINTRVRLTDLSNEIGRTATLDDIPDSELDGLAAMGFDWVWYLSVWTTGVLARKVSLENPDFRRDFEATLPDLQEQDIGGSGFAIVDYKVHPGIGGDEALKRLRARLQQRGLKLMLDFVPNHMGPDHPWVEAHPEYFVAGTEEDLEKSPQNYTRVKRKNGDMILAYGRDPYFAGWPDTVQLDYSNPATVEAMGNELLRISRQCDGVRCDMSMLVLPHIFERTWGRKAQPFWPIITKAVREQSPGFCFMAEVYWEMEWELQQQGFDYTYDKRLYDRLTEGHARPVREHFYAGLDYQDKLARFLENHDEPRAAATFENKNHEAAAIITFFSPGLRFFHQGQFEGKKKRISPHLVRGPKEPVDTELQSFYARLLHVMRDPVFRDGQWRLLECTPAWDGNGSWDSFIAFSWEGNDGKRMLVAVNYAPHDGQCYLHIPIPELAVGQWRLQDLMGEASYDRDGNDMLAGGLYLDLQPWQYHIFEIKNYTNESNHG; encoded by the coding sequence ATGCAACCACCAAAGTATCCATCGCTTTACCAGATCAACACACGGGTAAGACTAACCGATTTATCCAATGAAATTGGCCGTACAGCTACGCTCGATGATATTCCGGACAGTGAACTGGATGGCCTGGCGGCAATGGGATTTGACTGGGTATGGTACCTTAGTGTGTGGACCACTGGTGTACTTGCACGGAAGGTATCCCTGGAAAACCCCGATTTCCGCCGCGACTTCGAAGCCACCTTGCCAGACCTGCAGGAACAGGATATTGGTGGTTCAGGATTTGCGATCGTAGATTATAAAGTGCATCCGGGGATTGGTGGGGATGAGGCCCTGAAACGGCTCCGTGCCAGGCTGCAACAACGGGGCCTGAAACTGATGCTCGATTTTGTGCCCAACCATATGGGGCCCGACCATCCCTGGGTGGAAGCACATCCCGAATATTTTGTGGCCGGAACAGAAGAAGACCTTGAAAAATCTCCCCAGAATTATACACGGGTAAAACGAAAGAATGGCGATATGATCCTCGCCTACGGCCGCGATCCTTATTTTGCGGGTTGGCCTGATACAGTTCAGCTGGATTACAGTAATCCCGCGACAGTAGAAGCAATGGGTAATGAACTGCTGCGCATCTCCCGCCAGTGCGACGGAGTCAGGTGTGATATGTCCATGCTTGTCCTGCCCCATATTTTCGAAAGGACCTGGGGCCGCAAGGCCCAACCTTTCTGGCCCATCATTACTAAGGCAGTCCGGGAACAGTCCCCCGGTTTTTGCTTTATGGCTGAAGTATACTGGGAAATGGAATGGGAGCTGCAGCAACAGGGATTTGATTACACTTACGATAAACGGTTGTATGACCGGTTAACTGAAGGCCATGCAAGACCCGTGCGTGAACACTTTTATGCGGGACTAGACTACCAGGATAAATTGGCCCGGTTCCTGGAAAACCATGATGAACCACGCGCCGCTGCAACCTTCGAAAACAAAAATCATGAAGCCGCAGCCATAATTACTTTTTTCTCACCGGGTTTACGATTTTTTCACCAGGGCCAATTTGAGGGAAAGAAAAAACGTATCTCACCACATTTGGTCCGTGGCCCGAAGGAGCCAGTTGACACTGAACTGCAAAGTTTTTATGCCCGGCTTCTTCATGTAATGCGGGATCCTGTTTTTCGCGATGGACAATGGCGCCTGCTTGAATGCACACCAGCCTGGGATGGCAATGGCAGCTGGGATTCCTTTATCGCTTTCTCTTGGGAAGGAAATGATGGTAAGCGTATGTTGGTTGCCGTTAACTATGCTCCGCACGATGGACAGTGCTACTTACATATACCCATTCCTGAACTGGCCGTTGGCCAATGGAGATTGCAGGACCTGATGGGTGAAGCCAGTTACGATCGTGATGGAAACGATATGCTGGCCGGCGGACTATACCTGGATCTGCAACCATGGCAGTACCATATTTTCGAAATAAAAAATTATACGAATGAAAGCAATCACGGTTGA